A genomic region of Exiguobacterium sp. Helios contains the following coding sequences:
- a CDS encoding HAD hydrolase-like protein, with protein sequence MKQAYIFDMDGTLFQTNRILGHALEDAFDFLRMNGRWSGATPLAEYQAIMGVSLPEVWQTLLPAHSDEERMCVDRTFQDALIRHIEQGHGALYPGAEATLHALKEAGHRLYVASNGWKVYLTAIVRQYGLDRWLDGVYSIEDVASSQKSDLVAYILSGHQLTEAVVVGDRISDFTAAKVNGLPAVGCRFDFSNEVELEQADAVIEDLQELIQLDLKAITL encoded by the coding sequence ATGAAACAGGCGTACATCTTTGATATGGACGGCACGTTATTTCAAACGAATCGGATTCTGGGTCATGCGTTAGAAGATGCATTCGACTTCTTACGCATGAATGGCCGCTGGAGCGGGGCAACACCGCTGGCTGAGTATCAGGCCATCATGGGAGTGTCATTGCCGGAAGTCTGGCAAACCTTACTGCCGGCGCATTCGGATGAAGAGAGGATGTGCGTTGACCGGACGTTTCAAGACGCGTTGATCCGTCACATCGAACAAGGACACGGTGCCCTGTATCCGGGAGCGGAAGCGACACTTCACGCCTTAAAAGAAGCAGGGCATCGGCTCTATGTCGCAAGCAACGGCTGGAAAGTGTATTTAACGGCCATCGTCCGGCAGTATGGACTGGACCGCTGGCTCGATGGCGTTTATAGCATCGAAGACGTCGCGTCGTCACAAAAAAGTGATCTCGTCGCCTACATCTTGTCTGGGCACCAGTTAACGGAAGCGGTTGTCGTCGGAGACCGAATTTCCGACTTTACCGCGGCCAAGGTTAACGGATTACCCGCCGTCGGTTGCCGGTTCGATTTTTCGAACGAAGTAGAACTGGAACAGGCAGATGCCGTCATTGAAGACTTACA